In Tautonia marina, the sequence GAGGAGTCCATCACAAGTGTCGTCCACACCCTCTTTGAAGCCTTCGCCCTGGTCTTCCTGGTCGTCCTGATCTTCTTGCAAAACTGGCGGGCGACGATCATTCCCTTGATCGCCGTGCCGGTGTCCTTGATCGGCACGTTCATGTTCATGGCCTTGTTCGGATTTTCACTCAATAACCTGTCACTATTCGGACTGGTGCTGGCGATCGGCATTGTGGTGGACGATGCCATCGTCGTTGTCGAAAACGTCGAGCGCAACCTGGCGCTCGGCCTGAAGCCTCGTGATGCCACCTCAAAGGCGATGCGCGAGGTGATTGGCCCGATCATCGCCACGACGTTCGTCATGCTCGCCGTCTTCGTGCCGGTGGCGTTTATCAGCGGGATCTCGGGACGATTCTACCAGCAGTTTGCCCTGACGATCGCGGTTTCGACCGTCATCTCGTCGATCAACTCGCTGACGCTCAGCCCGGCGCTGTGTGCCATCCTGCTCAAGCCGCATGACCACGGACCGACCACCGAACGATCCTGGGCCTTACCCCGCCTCGCCTATGTCGTCGCCTTCGCATTTCTCGCCGATGTGATGCTCGGGGCGGGGATTGCCTCGGCCCTGGGCCTGGAGGAGTCGAGGGAGTGGATCGCCCGAAGCGCCGCCGCGCTGGGCGGGGCGGTTGGAGGGTGGTTCCTTGGGCTTGTGATCGACCGCCTGTTAGCCCTTTTCTTTGCCGGGTTCAACACGGTCTTTGATGTCGCCACAACGATCTACGGCCGACTGGTTTCGGGGTTGATTCGCGTCTCGGTGATCGTCCTGATCGCCTACGTCGGATTGCTTGGCCTGACCTTCGCCGGATTCCGGACCGTGCCGGTCGGCTTCATCCCGTCGCAAGACAAGGGGTATCTTGTCGTCAACGCGCAACTTCCCGATGCCAGTTCGCTTGAGCGTACCGAGGCGGTGATCCAGCGTCTCTCAGAGATCGCCCGGAACATTCCCGGCGTCGCTCACACGATCGACATGGTCGGTTACTCTGCCTTGAACGGCACGAATGCCTCGAACATCGGCTCGATGTTCGTGGTTCTCGAACCCTTCGAGGAGCGAGCCGGTCGCGAGGAACTCGGAGCCAACGCCGTCCTGCGCACCTTTGCCGTGAAGTCGAGCGAGGAACAGGAGGCGATCGTCAGCGTCTTCGGTGCTCCTCCGGTCGATGGCCTGGGCAGTGTCGGCGGATTCAAGCTCATGGTGCAGGACCGCGCCGACCTTGGCTCCGACATGCTTCAGGGGACGGTCGCGAACCTGATCGACACCGGAAAGGCCCAGCCGATGATCGGGGGTCTGTTCTCCAGCTACCGGGCCGATGTGCCGCAGTATTTTATCGACATCGACCGCGACATGGCCCGGTCGATGGGCGTCCCGCTCAACAGCATCTTCGAGACGCTTCAGATTCAGCTCGGATCGCTTTACGTGAATCAGTTCACGCGATTCGGCCGGAACTGGCAGGTGAACATCCAGGCTGATTCTCCCTACCGACTGCGGCCCGATCAGATCGCCCAGCTCAAGACCCGAGGGGCCGACGGCCGGATGGTTCCCCTGGGCGCGGTGGTGTCGGTTCGGGAGATCGGCGCCCCGACGATCATCGAGCGCTACAACATGTTCCCGTCGGCTTCGGTGGTCGGGGCTCCCGCTCCGGGAGCCAGCTCGGGCCAGGTGGTCTCCTTGATGGAACAGCTTGCCGAAAAGGAGCTGCCCCGAGGCATGAGCACGGAATGGACCGAGTTGACCTTGCTTCAGAAGCTCGAAGGTAACACGGCGCTCTTTGTCTTCCCGTTCTGCGTGCTCTGCGTGTTTCTTGTACTGGCCTTCCAGTACGAGAGCTGGAGCTTGCCGATGTCGATCATCCTGATCGTGCCCATGTGCTTGCTCTGCGCCATCGCGGGAATTTTTCTGAGAGGGATGGACAACAACATTTTTACGCAAATCGGCTTCGTCGTACTCGTTGCTCTTGCATGCAAGAATGCCATTCTGATCGTTGAATTTGCGCGCGAGAAGGAGCAGGAGGGCCATCCTCGGCGCGAGGCGGCGGTGCTGGCCTCAGTCTTGCGGCTTCGGCCGATCCTGATGACTTCGTTCGCCTTCATTCTCGGCGTGGTTCCCCTGGTCCGGGCCGAGGGAGCAGGGGCAGAGATGCGACAGGCGCTTGGCACAGCCGTCTTCTCGGGGATGTTGGGCGTGACGGTCTTCGGGGTTCTGTTGACGCCCGTCTTCTACGTGGTGATCCGATCGATCAGCAGTGGCAGATCTGCCAAGATGGCCGATGCACCGAGCCATGCCCGTGAGTCGGCTGAGACAACTCCGGCCGCGACGACGGATTAACGCTTTCTTCTTGCAACCATTCCGGTTCGCGTCGGAACCTTACTGCGGATCGGAGAATTCCGCTTCCGAGAGTCTGGCACCTCGACCCGAATCATCGGCCTGATTGCCAGCCCTGCACTCGAACGATGGACTGAGGACTTTCCTGATGCGCGTACTGCCTCGGATTCGATCGGCCTCGGCAATGGTCGCGGCCTTGCTTCTCGTGACCGCGGCCGAATCGGCCGACGACCCCGACCCGGCCGTTTCTCCAGGGGCCGCAAGAGTCCATGCCGAGGCGATCCTGATCGATGGCCATAACGACCTGCCCTGGCGGCTTCGAGGCGACGGCGACGTGGGCTTCGATCGGCTCGACATCGGCCGACGGCTCGACTCGGGTCATACCGACATCCCTCGCCTGCGTGAAGGGGGAGTCGATGCACAGTTCTGGTCGGTCTACATTCCGAGCGAGCAGCCAAACCCATCGCAAACGGTCTTGCAACAGATCGACATCGTCTACCGAATGATCGAACGCTACCCCGACGCGTTTGAACTCGCCCGGACGGCGGACGATGTGGAGCGGATTGTGGCCTCGGGGCGGATAGCTTCGTTGCTCGGGATCGAAGGGGGAGTTGCGATCGAGGAAGACCTTTCCCTCTTGCGAAACTTCGCCCGGCTCGGGGTTCGTTACATGACCCTGACGCACAATTCCAGCCTCTCCTGGGCCGACGCGGCCACCGATGAGCCGATTAGCGGCGGCCTCTCCGAGTTTGGCGAGCGGGTCGTCCGTGAGATGAACCGTCTGGGGATGCTGGTCGATATCTCGCATGTCTCCGAGGCAACGATGGACGATTGCCTCCGCGTCTCGGCCGCGCCGATCATCGCCAGTCACTCCAGCGCTTACGCCATCGCCCCCCACCCGAGGAATGTCCCCGACACGATCCTGCGACGGATCCCTGAGAATGGCGGTGTGATCATGGTCAACTTCTACCCCGGCTTCCTCGTGCCGAACGCCTCGGAGCGTCTGGCTGAGGCACGATCGCGGTTCCGTAACGCATTCCCGGACGATGACGACGCCTATCGGAACGCGTTCCGCGAGTGGCTCGACGAGCACGAGGACGAACTGCGCGGTGATGTGGGACTCGTGGCCGACCACATTGACCATATTGTCAAGGTCGCCGGGATCGACCATGTGGGCATCGGCGGCGACTACGACGGCATCAACCGCGTCCCGATCGGCCTGGAAGACGTTTCCACCTACCCGAAGCTGACCGAGGAACTCCTGCGCAGGGGATATTCGGCCGAAGACGTTGGCAAAATTCTCGGTGGCAATGCCCTCCGAGCCCTTCGTGACGCCGAGATCGTGGCCGATCGGCTGCGGAAGGAAACCTCGCCCGACGTCCAGCAGCCGGAACACCGACGGCAGACGGATCGATCAAGGCGATCCGCGACCATCTGTTCGTTGTGGCTCGTTGAATCTGGCCCCTCACCCGGCCTGGCGGCCACCCTCTCCCCCAGGGGGGGGAGAGGGTTGGGAGCAGTACGATCGGGCGGTCAATGATCACCCGATCGTCGAGGCGGGATCGGGGAGTAATCAAAGGGTCTTGAGATACTCGATGACGGCCCGACGTTCGCTGGGGCTGAGCCCATCGCCGAAGGTGTGCCCCTGATTGCCAAGGCCGTAGCGGGATGCGTCGAAAATGGAGCGGTCCTGGTCGCGGTTGGCCGCTTCGGGAGAGACGGGATCGAGAACTTCGACGCGCCAGCCCACGCGATCGGTGTCGTAGTGCTTGAAATCGGTCGAGGGCGGACGTCGGAAGCGATCGGGACGGGAGGAGGAGTCGAGCAGGTGGTCCAGGGTCGGAACCGACCCGTTGTGCAAATAAGGGGCAGTCGCCCAGACGCCTTCGAGCGGAGGGGCCTGGTAGCCCGTCATGACCTCATCGACGGGAGATTCCTCGCCGAACCATGTCGAGTTGTAGTGCGAAACCAGGAGGTCGGAGGGGGCGAGGGCGCGGGCCGGATCGGTGCCGATGCGATCGAGTTCGATGATCAGGTTCGGGTAGGAAGGCTCATCGCCGTACGAGCCGTGGCACTTGGCGCATTGGTTCTGAAAGATTGAGCGGCCTCTCGAGGCCAGTTCGGAATCAATCGGGAAGGGATATTCTGGGGCCTCGATGCTATTGAGATAGGCCAGGATGTCGGCGAAAGTCGGCTCGAGTTCCTCGAACTGCTCGCGAGTCTTCTCGCCGAGCATGAACTGCATGTTCGACCGGACCGATCGGGCATCGGTGCGGCCGTCGTAGTAGGTCGTGTCCTTGTACTTGATGTTCCACCAGGCGGGCACGTCGGTTTCGGGGAACTTCGAGCCGTGGAGAACCGGAAACAGCCGCCGCGAGAGGTCGGGCTTGCGCAGACTGATCAGGACGGCGGCCATCTGCCCGGCGTTGACCGCCCCTCGCACCGTATTGACGGTGAAGCCGGTGAAGAAGATCGGCCGCCCGTCAGCTTGAAAGAAGTCCTGGTACAGACCAATCATGTCAAGCTGAGAATTTCCCAGGCCCACAAAGCTCTGGCCGCCGATTGATCCGCCGTGGCAGACCAGGCAATCGACCTGCAACCCCTGGCGGCCGGTGCTCGGGTCGGTCGAACGCTTCAAGCCCATCGGCAGGTTGTCATTGGGGAAGGGGGCCGGGTGAAGTCCGTAGCGCCGAGCAAACGCCAGAGCATAGCCTTCGGGGTCGGCTTCGGGATCGGGGGCGTCCTCTCCCCAAAGCTCAGCGACCTTCTCGTAAATCTCGAGACTCCATTCGGGCTTTAAAAAACTCCGGGAGGTCAACGCCTGTCGGCCTCGATCGACCGCAGAAGGTTTGTCCGCGTCGGAGTCTGCATGGGCAAACGGAGAGCCGAGGACGACCCACAGCGAAAAAACGCCCACTTTAGAAAGGGTCCGAAGATTCACAGGTGTGTTCCTTCTCTCTAGCCGAGCGGAGATTCTGTTCTATAACCCTTATAGACACCCCCGGGACCGGCGGAAATAGCTGCCGAAAACCGGAGTGGGTTCTCGAAGTTGCCTCGATTGAGCGATTGTTGTACAATCGGTCCACCCTGCCATCCGGTCACAAGAAGCGGTCAAACCTGCAGCATCGCTTTTGCCGATGGTAATGAGGTCTTGCAAACTCTTCTGTGTTATTGGTCTCAACCTTGCACCAATGACACGGCTCCCTCGATTCTCCCCCCTGTGGTGGTCAACAACGGGATGATCCGCTCGACTGCTGGTTCGGTGTCGAAGCTGATCCGAACGCCCTCCTGACTGCCTGCCTTCCCCTCAGCGCCGAAACCTCTCGGGCTGACGACGACAAGCCTTCCCGCCTCCCCCCTGCTTGAATGAGGAACGATCCCATGAAAACCCGAACGTCGAAGCGAGGACTCTCCTGGCTCGCCGCAACGCTGGTGATGGCCGGCGCAGCCGCGAGTGCGGCGGTCCTGCTCCCCTCGGCCTCCTGGTCGAGCGACGCTCGGGCGATCCCTGAAGGGATCACCCGGGTCCCCGTGGTACGCAAGGACCTCTCGGTGACCGTGGTCGCCAACGGCGAGTTGAATAGCTCGGAAAATACCCTGATTGAATGCGAGTTGGAGCGATTCAGTGAGCGAAACGCTGGGGGAAGCCGTATCTCCACCAGTGGACGATCCGTTCTCACCGAAGTTGTTCCCGAAGGCTCGGTGGTAAAGAAGGGGGATGTGCTCTGCCGGATTGATGGATCTGAGTACGAGGAGTTGATCCGCCAGAAGGAGATCGAGGTCCAAAAGTCGGCCGCAGAGCTGCAACAAGTTGAATTGGACCTGCAAACCGCTCAGATCTCGCTGACAGAGTATGTCGACGGCCTTCGGGTTCAGGAGATTCAAGACTACGAGGGTCAGGTCAAGCTTGCGGAAGCACAATTCAAACGGCAGCAAGACCGGCTCGCCTGGTCAGAGAAAATGTTGCCTCTTGGGTACATCTCTCAATCCCGTCACGAGCAAGAGAAGCAACTCTTTCTGAGCGACCAGATCGCCCTGGACCGGGTTCGGATGGCCTATGCGAACTATCTGAAATACACCGTTCCCAAAATGACGCAGACGCTGGAAACCCAGATCGATCGACGGCTTTCGACCGCTGTTTACTATCGTCGGCGACACGAGCGACAACTGGAACGGCTTGCTCAATACAAAGAACAACTTGCCAATTGCACCATTCGAGCTCCCCACGACGGATATGTCATCTACGCGACGGATCGCGATCGATCTGAGCCACTGGCACCCGGTGTGGAAGTTCACCGGAACATGGACCTCTTCCTCCTGCCGAATCTCGATGCGATGCAAGTCGAGGTCATGCTGAATGAAACGATCGTCGAGCGTGTTCGGAAGGACATGCCGGCTTCGGTTCGGGTCACTGCATTCCCGGATGTGCAATTGCCGGGGCGGGTGATCAAGGTGGAGCGACTGCCGGTTACCACTCGGCTCAGCCGTATCAAGGACGACGTGAAGGATTACAAGGCGATCATCGAGGTCGCCTCCATGCCCGGCATCATGCCCAAGATGGAAGCCGAGGTGGAGATCGAAACCGATCGCCGTGATGATGCTCTTGTCGTTCCGGCCGAGGCACTTGCCTTCGACAAGGGAAATTCCTTCTGCTACGTGGCCAGCCCCAATGGGTTGGAGCGACGATCCGTCGAGGTGCGTCCCGGAACGATCGACATGCTTCAAATTACTGGCGGACTGGACGAAGGGGAAGAGGTGGTGCTCAATCCGACCCAGCTTGATCTGGAGGATTTGATCATCGAGTCACGCAATCCGGAACCGCTCGTGACGACCGATCCAAAGGATATCAGCGAATCGCACGCAGCTCTGGGATCCGGACCTCTGTACTGACCGGCGCAATCCAACATCGATCCGGGTCGGGCTGGCTCATGATCGTCCGGCCCGGAAACCGATGGGAAGGATCGAGCCGCGGCGCGTGCCGGAACGGGTCGGCGCCCGCACTCGAGCCGCGACGATCCGACGCCGGCCTTCCCTCGTTCTCTGGGTTCTTTCGATGCCCTCGAAACGCGCCGCCTCGCGGAATTCCGCGTCCACCGCTTCCGTGTCGTCGACCCAGGGCACAGCATCTCCAGTACTTAACGCGACCC encodes:
- a CDS encoding efflux RND transporter permease subunit: MFTEFFIKRPIAAAVISILTVLFGGIALIGLPIAQYPEITPPTVSVTASFPGANAQTVADTVASEIEKEVNGVEDMLYMSSTSTSDGQYLLNVTFEVGTDLDTAQVLTQNRVSTAEAKLPEEVKRIGVTTKKKSPSITLCVNLISPDARYDQLYLSNFASLQIRDELARLPGVGDVAFLGEREYSMRVWLDPDRLASLDLTASDVANAIREQNVQVAAGRLGQQPAPADIGFQYTLSTQGRLLEAEEFGQIIVKTGDDGRVSRLRDVARIELGARSYDVNTYLDGTPTITLAVFQLPGSNAVETTQGIYDRMAELQNSIFPPGLEYRIVYDTTQFIEESITSVVHTLFEAFALVFLVVLIFLQNWRATIIPLIAVPVSLIGTFMFMALFGFSLNNLSLFGLVLAIGIVVDDAIVVVENVERNLALGLKPRDATSKAMREVIGPIIATTFVMLAVFVPVAFISGISGRFYQQFALTIAVSTVISSINSLTLSPALCAILLKPHDHGPTTERSWALPRLAYVVAFAFLADVMLGAGIASALGLEESREWIARSAAALGGAVGGWFLGLVIDRLLALFFAGFNTVFDVATTIYGRLVSGLIRVSVIVLIAYVGLLGLTFAGFRTVPVGFIPSQDKGYLVVNAQLPDASSLERTEAVIQRLSEIARNIPGVAHTIDMVGYSALNGTNASNIGSMFVVLEPFEERAGREELGANAVLRTFAVKSSEEQEAIVSVFGAPPVDGLGSVGGFKLMVQDRADLGSDMLQGTVANLIDTGKAQPMIGGLFSSYRADVPQYFIDIDRDMARSMGVPLNSIFETLQIQLGSLYVNQFTRFGRNWQVNIQADSPYRLRPDQIAQLKTRGADGRMVPLGAVVSVREIGAPTIIERYNMFPSASVVGAPAPGASSGQVVSLMEQLAEKELPRGMSTEWTELTLLQKLEGNTALFVFPFCVLCVFLVLAFQYESWSLPMSIILIVPMCLLCAIAGIFLRGMDNNIFTQIGFVVLVALACKNAILIVEFAREKEQEGHPRREAAVLASVLRLRPILMTSFAFILGVVPLVRAEGAGAEMRQALGTAVFSGMLGVTVFGVLLTPVFYVVIRSISSGRSAKMADAPSHARESAETTPAATTD
- a CDS encoding efflux RND transporter periplasmic adaptor subunit; amino-acid sequence: MKTRTSKRGLSWLAATLVMAGAAASAAVLLPSASWSSDARAIPEGITRVPVVRKDLSVTVVANGELNSSENTLIECELERFSERNAGGSRISTSGRSVLTEVVPEGSVVKKGDVLCRIDGSEYEELIRQKEIEVQKSAAELQQVELDLQTAQISLTEYVDGLRVQEIQDYEGQVKLAEAQFKRQQDRLAWSEKMLPLGYISQSRHEQEKQLFLSDQIALDRVRMAYANYLKYTVPKMTQTLETQIDRRLSTAVYYRRRHERQLERLAQYKEQLANCTIRAPHDGYVIYATDRDRSEPLAPGVEVHRNMDLFLLPNLDAMQVEVMLNETIVERVRKDMPASVRVTAFPDVQLPGRVIKVERLPVTTRLSRIKDDVKDYKAIIEVASMPGIMPKMEAEVEIETDRRDDALVVPAEALAFDKGNSFCYVASPNGLERRSVEVRPGTIDMLQITGGLDEGEEVVLNPTQLDLEDLIIESRNPEPLVTTDPKDISESHAALGSGPLY
- a CDS encoding dipeptidase, with product MRVLPRIRSASAMVAALLLVTAAESADDPDPAVSPGAARVHAEAILIDGHNDLPWRLRGDGDVGFDRLDIGRRLDSGHTDIPRLREGGVDAQFWSVYIPSEQPNPSQTVLQQIDIVYRMIERYPDAFELARTADDVERIVASGRIASLLGIEGGVAIEEDLSLLRNFARLGVRYMTLTHNSSLSWADAATDEPISGGLSEFGERVVREMNRLGMLVDISHVSEATMDDCLRVSAAPIIASHSSAYAIAPHPRNVPDTILRRIPENGGVIMVNFYPGFLVPNASERLAEARSRFRNAFPDDDDAYRNAFREWLDEHEDELRGDVGLVADHIDHIVKVAGIDHVGIGGDYDGINRVPIGLEDVSTYPKLTEELLRRGYSAEDVGKILGGNALRALRDAEIVADRLRKETSPDVQQPEHRRQTDRSRRSATICSLWLVESGPSPGLAATLSPRGGRGLGAVRSGGQ
- a CDS encoding c-type cytochrome yields the protein MGVFSLWVVLGSPFAHADSDADKPSAVDRGRQALTSRSFLKPEWSLEIYEKVAELWGEDAPDPEADPEGYALAFARRYGLHPAPFPNDNLPMGLKRSTDPSTGRQGLQVDCLVCHGGSIGGQSFVGLGNSQLDMIGLYQDFFQADGRPIFFTGFTVNTVRGAVNAGQMAAVLISLRKPDLSRRLFPVLHGSKFPETDVPAWWNIKYKDTTYYDGRTDARSVRSNMQFMLGEKTREQFEELEPTFADILAYLNSIEAPEYPFPIDSELASRGRSIFQNQCAKCHGSYGDEPSYPNLIIELDRIGTDPARALAPSDLLVSHYNSTWFGEESPVDEVMTGYQAPPLEGVWATAPYLHNGSVPTLDHLLDSSSRPDRFRRPPSTDFKHYDTDRVGWRVEVLDPVSPEAANRDQDRSIFDASRYGLGNQGHTFGDGLSPSERRAVIEYLKTL